The window GACCCTAAAGGGGTTGAACTATGTTGAAGGTGAAGAGGACTGCCAATGAGATGGTGACATAACAATCAGAATGGCCCTACTGTGTATCGGGACATgagtactcttttaaaaaaaaacaattgttctgttattttcagctttaaattcttttttttttttttattgatttcagagaggagagggagagagagaaacatcaatgatgagagagaattattgatcggccgcttcctgcatgccttttactggggattgagcccgcaatccgggcatgtgcccttgatgagaattgaatccaggacctttcagtctgcaggctgatgcttttatccactgagccaaaccgcagtggttggcaaacggcggctcgcgagacacatgcagctctttggccccttgagtgtggctcttccacaaaatactgacttctgcgcatgggccacgaagtttcaatcgcactgtacatgcgcgcccacacgtggtattttgtggaagagccacactcaaggggccaaagagccgcatgtggctcgccagctgcagttCGCCGACCATTGAACTAGGGCATGAGTACTCTTTATAGACccttataataataaatattttaaaatatggaaaatattttaaattaaaaaacattaaaaaattttaaattataaaatgaactCGTGTTCATTATGGAAAACTGGAAAATGcctaaagaacaaaagaaaaaaaaaatcctcaatctCACTACCCAAAGGAACTGCTTATTAACATTTCTGtgtatattttccaaatatatttatatatattttaaaaccagtCTCCAATTGTACAggtgttttgaaataaaatttagcaatttatattttgaaattaatattttataacagcTACTTTTTATTTGAACACTTAATTGAAATGTAAATTGAAAAATGAAcactttaataataaattttcttAGACTTTTAGAAGCTGGATCaaagaatatacatattttaaattattttgctatGTGTTGCTGATTACTTTTGAAAAGGAGTGTATCAATTGTGCTATCGGTATTTTGTAAGGTTCATTCTTACAACCTTAGCAAATCATTTTTACATAGCATTAATGAGAGGCTGTGAGAGCCCTCCAGTGGCCAAGCTAATTTCTGCAAAAATATTATCAGTGAAATTAAAAAGGAATTGCATCTAGTTAAATCTTAATGGCAAAAAGAGAGCAGTGACTAGAAATACCTTATCCTGTAGTTAGAGAAGAGATACCGTTGGCTTTCCTTTCAAATTCTTGTTCATCTGCTACCAGATTATAAAATGTCTTGAATTCCATTGCTGTGTAACAGGAAGGATAAGATTGTGTTGGTTTCAAACAGGTTTACAAACAATGGATTAATTATTTTTTGGTAtaaaagctaatatttattgagacttACTATGTGTTAGGCCCTTTTCCAAGTATTTTGCATATAACAATGCATTCAATTCACATGGCTATTAtgaaatgaatattatttttaatatcattttacTGGCAGGAAATAGAATATTAGTTACTAAACAGAGGTACTTGAcaaaaaggttaaataactttcccaaggttaACTGAAGTAGTAAGTAGTGGAGCCAGGATTCCAACCCAGTGCCCTAACACCCTGCTCTAATGTCTCCCTTGGATCTTGGTGTCCAAGAATGTTCTCATTGAGGATAAtttcataaagaaaaatttttatttatctaagaaacaagcaaataaaagaaaacagttgGAGACATAGGCTTCTAGCCATTTTTAATGGAGCAGTATAGTATTGATAACATAATTGATGATTTTATAGTTTGTATTGAATAAATATGAGAGGACACGATAGTTTTGATCACTTTAAAATTCATACATTTTCAGTAAAGGACAAAGTTGGACAAAATGCTCTGTATTTTGATGTTCTAGGTAGCTGAATGGAAACAGCTGCTCTTAATTTCTAAGATAATTTAATGGTGTggttttctaattaattttcttatttttccttttggtaCTTACATACtttattactattatatttttagaaaatgtgatCTCCAGTTTAAGCTAAAaataaggactttttaaaaaatatattttattgatttttttacagagaggaaggaagagggatagagagttagaaacatcaatgagagagaaacatcgatcagctgcctcccgcacccccccccactggggatgtgcccgcaaccaaggtacatgcccttgaccggaatcgaacctgggacccttcagtctgcaggccgacgctctatccactgagcaaaaccgatCAGGGCTAAAAATAAGGACTTTTACTGTTCTTCAAAAAATATGACCTCATAGGTTGAATTAGACATGATTTCATCCAGTGTGTTCTGAAAGTTCTGGTAGAGAAACATATAAATAATTGGTTGTTTGAAGgcagaagagagaaaacattctGGAAAGGAACCAAACCTAACACTCCAGGTACAAGTTTTATGTTATTTTGCTTTATCTCCAAGCTGAAGGAGGGGAAATTTGTAATAAAATGCTCTCTAAAGGAATGGTATTATAATTGCACCATGAGGGCCAAGAAATGGGACCCCCAAAAGGCATTTTCCCCTTTAGTAGCTGAATTTGAAATTCCAGATGGAAGTAATTTGTGGAGGTGCTGCTGCTCTTCTCTTGATGGAGATACTACGATTGAGGCCAGCATCTCCAGGTGATCAGACTTTTCTGCTTGAGACCCGAGCACCACACATCCCTTCTGTGGGAGATGGTGCCACCATACCCAGGGCAGCAGGTGGGTACCCGAGACCCCAAAGAACCGTTAGTTTGTCTCTTGTCCACCCCTAGACCAGTTCTAGTCCTCACCTCCTGATTTATTCTACCCCTTGTCTTCAGATTCCCATTTGCTGTGAACTGAATATTTGTGTCTCCTCCCAATGTGATGGTGTCTGGaggtagggcctttgggaggtgattcgGTCACGAGGATGGAGCCCTCAAGAAtggattagtgcctttataaaaAGACTCCAGAGGACTCCCTTGTCCCTTCCACCATGTAAGGACCAGAAAGAAGGTTGTTGTCAATGAATCAGGGGGAGgactctcaccagacactgaatctgccagttggtgccttgattttggacttccagcctcccaaactgtgagaaataaatttccgTTGTCTCTAAACCACCCAATCTGCGGTATTCTGTTATTGCAGCCGAAACCAACGGAGGGAGTAGCCTAGTGAAACCTGGAGGCTTGCAAATTCAACCTTTCTTTTTTTGAACCCTTCCATTCAGCTCCATTGAACAGATGTGTACCAAAGCGCTTGCTTTTATGTTTTCTAGGTACTGTGCCACACTCGGGTTTCAGTGATCAGGAAAACAGACAAAACCCCAAGACTCACAGGGCATTTCATTTTTCAGACCTGTGTTTGATACCTTTGCACACACTATGAACTTGTACTACAGTGCTtctaaaaatgtgtgtgtatgtgggatTTTCATATTACCAAATATTAAATTCACTAGAGGAATTTATCCTTCAAATGGGTGTctttttcaaagcactttttttaaatgaataagctGACCTAAATAATTTCATATATGTCCCTGTTTTCATATGTTTGCTTCCCTAAAGAGATgcatcttttttaatatatgaagAAAGTTTCCACAAAGAAATGTACACTTCATTTGGGTCTAATAATTGCACACGTGGACTGTAGGAAGCTGCCACTAATCTTGTTTCTTTTACACAGAAAATGCTTTACCAGCCATGCAATGATCAAAGACAACCACTAGTAGTCACTGTGAGCCCACGCCTCTGCCCCAAGCTTTGCTTTCAACGTGGGCTCGCCAGGCTTGCAGCTAACACATTTGCCAATGGGACATGAGTCACACATTAGTTTGATTGACcatttttagataatttttagGCAAATGGGAGAACATTTACCCAGGTGTTTTCCTTCGTTTAGTACACACTGACTGGCTCTCTAAGCCTCCCCTTTAAATATCttcaaataagaataaaattaaggAATTTATGCTCAAGCCATAGGAAAGatgcttacatttttttcataatgGAAAGACGATTGGACCTAAGGTCGGAAGACATAGTGTCATGTCTCAGGTATATCTTACTAGTTATGTTATATGCTGTAGGAATGTGAACACAAGAGAGCAAATGACTGGAAAGACCTTTTTCTGAAAGTTCTGGGCACAGTCTCTCTAGCAGAGTGTTTGGGACGGTGGTAGACCTGGAATGTCAGTTGGTTAAACTAGGCTATGTGGGAAGCCAGACTCTAATCACAAGGAGGGCTTGGGAAGTGGAGTCGCAGCCAAGGAATGTGCGTGATTTTAGGGAAAGTCTCTCAGCTCAGCTGAGATAGCTTGAAGGACTTCCCCACTATACGCAGAGCCTTGCCAAAGGGACTGCACGGTCTCCTGTGGGTAGCAGAGGATTCTCACGGCCTCTGTCTGCTATTGGTTCCCAGTTCCTTATGCTTCCCTGACTGCCCCACGTACTTTTCAATGGACATACTATACTCTCTCTCCACTTATGGCTAATTCATTGAAAAGGTTATGCTTTGCTGGTCTCTTTTGagtggccatttgtatatctgtgCTGGGATCATTTTAGACATTCATTTTATGGTTCCTCTCCCATTAATAGGtaattatttttgctttagaCTCTATCAAAGGCAACACACATTTTCAATTGCTCTATATTGCTTATGAATAATACTAACCATGGctagtaattaattaattaactaattaatatatatttattgatttcagagaggaagggagagggagagagagatagaaacgtcaatgatgagagagaatcattgatcggctgcctcttgtatgtcCCCcacttgggatggagcctgcaaccctaacatgtgcccttgactggaatcaaacccgggatcttttagtccacaggccgacgctctatccattgagccaaactggctaggtcatGGCTAATATTTATTAGTGTCCATCAATGCTGGGTACTGTGCTATGCACTTTGTATaaattatctcacttaattctcaaaataaCACTGTAGGGGCATCTGCTATCCCCACTGTATAGATGAAGAAGCTGAGAGTTGCAAAGGTTAAGGGACAGCCCAAGTGATGAAGTCAGAATATGAACGTAGGAGGTTCCATTTCAAGATCTTAACCACTTGATAGACAACTCTTTCTGCCATTCAATGCCTGAGTTCTGAAGtctggctttattattattatttttatgttttagagagaggaagggagaaggatagagagatagaaacattgatgagagagaggaatattaccgattggctgcctcctgcacgcccccctactggggtttggggggggggggcaacacgGACATGTgacctgatggggaattgaatctgagacctcttggttcctgggtcgatgctcaaccactgagccacactggctgtgctgAAGTCTGGCTTTACAAAtacctctgtgtgtgtgactTGTGGGTGATCTGGGCATTGTTGAATTCTTACtggttgaattttttttaataggctttatgttttttaaaatatattttattgatattttttacagagaggaagggagagggatagagagttagaaacatcgatgagagagaaacatcgatcagctgcctcctgcacactccctactaggtatgtgcccacaactaaggtacatgcccttggccggaattgaccctgggacccttgagtccgcaggccgatgctctatccactgagccaaaccggttagggcaggctttattttttaaagtaattttacatttacagaaaaattaagatagtACAGAGCTGTCATGTACTTGGCATCAGTTTCACCAATTACTAACATCCTACAGTGGTGTGGTGTATTTGTTACATTTAATAAACCAATATTAATACATTACCATTAACTAAAATCTATATTTGCATTTCAATTGCAATTACATAAACAGTCAAAAcaaaacttatttattttgctagAAACCTACAAACTCAAATATATGTTGAAAATACATCAGAGTAATTGCCTACGCAGCTATGAGATAGGAAATAAGAAATGTGAATAAAAGGgaataacaaataaatgaaatacgaGCTTTTCAGGGGCTGATAGCTGGTTACAAACTGAAAAGTACAATGAGCTAACGCAGGTatacaaaaaaaggaagaggttGAAGTGAGATCGACTTTAGGGTAAGGGACTATCATACTTATTTAGCTGTTAAGTCCCATAGGAAAAGGGAATGAAATTTAGGTTATGAATTATTAGCATCTTAGTGggtatgtccatttcctccatcttCCTCCCCCTCTTTAATTAAGTACAAGACTCTCCTAATCATGTCACATCAGCTCATTTCACCAACCATTTGGCCGCCAGTCTCTTATCTCTCTCTTCAGCAATGGTGAGGTGAACACCCTTTCCATGGGGAAGGGAAATCCATGGTTTGTTGCCTTTGCCAATAAAAAATGTTGGAGAGCGGGGTGGCAAAGCTATCGCCAGTGGCATATTTGACAGGAACTATGATATCAAAAGAACCGGGGTGTTTCTCTCTGTTGGTGATCACACCAATTTTTCCCAGATTGGCACCTCCGGTGATCATACACAGCTTACCGGTGTCAAGCTTGATGAAATCAGTAATTTTGCCAGATTCCAAATCAATCTGAATGGTGTTGCTCACCTTGTGAGGGGCTCAGGGTAGCACATGGTACGAGCATCCTCGGTCACCAGATGAGGGATTCCCTTTGTGCCCACAAAGATCTTTCTCAACTTTGCACAGCTTGTACTTGGCCTCCTCAGGTGTGATACGATGAACAGCAAAGCGACTCTTGGTGTCGTAGACCAGACGGAAATTCTCTCCTGTCTTATCAATGCTGATGACATCCATAAAACCAGCAGGGTAGGTTACATTGGTTCGGACCTTGCCATTGATCTCAATGAACCGCTGCATGGAGATCTTCTATACTTCATCTCCTGATAGAGCATACTGAAGTCTGTCTCTTAGGAAAATGATGAGAGGGAGACATTCTCTCAGCTTGTGGGGACTGGTAGATGGACGAGGAGCAAATACACCGGTCAGTTTATCCAGCAGCCAATGCCTGGAGCTGCTACACGCTTCAGATGCTTCTTGGGACCACGAGCCATGGCTGCACTGGGCATGGAAAGAGGACTCTCTTCTTGCTggtgaaaatgaaatgaagtttATGAAAAGAAAGTAGCCACCCTCCGTGCCTCGGATGGTGTCTCACACAGTGGTGTCTGACGCCCTCACAGGTTGAGTTTTTGTCATTAGAATATCAAATGCTAATGGAGTCACAGGAGTGCAGATTTTAGAACTGCCCTTTCACTGAAATGATGTTGCTTgggttttatattttatgttgtaCTTAATAcaatagcaatttttttttaagttgtaaggAAATATCTGAACACGTTCAGGTCAATAGACCCTGGTGAGGAAATGCTCTTAAACACAATGAATGGCTCACTTATAAAATAGTTTCCACAATCAAACTGGTAGGAATACAGGAAGAACACAACAAGAGTTTGGAATCGTCATATTACAATAACGCCAGCCcaagtttattgagcacttactttgtATCAGACATTGTATTAAGCGCTATATGTATATTAACTCACATAATCATCGAGAAACCTATGAGGCAGGCActctttttatcttcattttacaaatgaagaaattgtgGCCCAGAAAGGTGAAGTAACTTGGTCTCACAGCTAGTtcagtggagccaggatttgaacccagacaccCAGGCTTTCCTTCTTGACCCTGGGGCTCTCCTTAGTGATTATGGTGGCCCTTGTACTTGACACTCGGTCATCTATTACAGAGCCTTTTCTTTTTGTGCACTTGACTTCTTTGGGGTCTCCTTCAGGCCAGTCTTCCCTAGAAGCAGAAAACACGGTGATTGGCCCTGACCCCAGCATTGGGAATAGCTATAGGAAAGCTCAGTCCCTATGATTTATGACACGTATCTTAGAGTGCTAGCAGGAAGTTTTTGTGCTTGATGAAATCTTTCACATCTTTAAATCTCATGATCGGTGATAGAGAGATATAATAAGATAAGCACGTTGTTTCAAAGGGAGTTAAAGCTGTTTAATATAAATGTAGCCTAAGGAGGACTTCTCTACATGATCAAAAGATGCGTATAATgggtcctctttgaattcctggAGGTTTAATGCTGCTGCTGATAGCTTACATTTGTAGAGCACCCAGGCAGTATTCTCTGCAGAATGCAGGCATTAACGTATATACAGTGAGCCCAGGGCAGTCAGCCCAGCTTTTAAGGTGTCAAAAATGGGAGACGTGAGCCCTTCAGGAATTTTCAGGAAGTGGTACCCAGGAATGGtcggtgggagggtgggtggggaatGGGCCCTTGGAGCATActgcttcccagctgtgtgaaGTGTGCAACCTAACCTCTCCCATGCTGATTCTTCAAGCGTATTGGGTGTCAACAGTTATGCCTACCATAAAGGGGTTTTGGGAGAATTATTTAGTGAGATAGTTTACGGgataatacatacatatacatgcatgcaCAAAGTGCACGGCACAGCTGGATAAATGTGAGTCTCTTGTGTTATCACTATCATTATGGCCATGGCCGCTCTGATGATTTGGGGCTAGAGAAAGTATCACTTTCTTTCTACTACTAACTATGGTTTACTGAACGCTTTGGGTCTGCTCCTTAGGGCCATTCCCAGCTCATCAGTTAGAATTCAGCGGAGGGACTACTGCACAGGGAGCCCGCGGGGGCACTGCCTTCCCTGCTGTCTGGTGGGAAGAAGTCAAGGAGGGATGGAGCTTAGCGGAGACCCGAGGACAGAGATGAGAGCGGCCACAAGAGAAGAAATAATTCCCGGCAAAAAAGAACCCGAGCCTGACGCGCGAGCCCTCTGGGCACTCTGCAAGTCTCGGACTTGGATAgaattattttactttccaaCACTGACCGCAAGACGCCCGCCCGCGGGGCCGGGCTGTGCGATTGCCCCACTCCCCATCCTgctcccctccacaccccacaccggaCCCTGGCCGGCGATTGGCCGGCTCGACCCAGGGCCGTCACCGATTGGCGCTCCGGGCCCGGGCCACGGGGTTTaaagaggggggcgggggcgcgctgCCCAGCCGCACTCCAGTCCGCGTGGCGCGCGCGTCGCTGTCCCAGCCGTGCGCTCCCTGGTCGCGCCGTCGGAGCTGGGCTCGCAGCCTCTCGCGGCCTGACACCGCCTCCAGCGTCCCGCAACTGGCCGTCGAGGGCCAGCGGCTCGCGAGCGCGGGATCAGGGAGGACCAGGGTGGGCGCCGTCCAGCCCGGGGCGCGGGCACAGCTAGCGAGGGGCGAGGCGCGGGGACGCCGGGGTGGCTGCGATGGTGGCCACGTGCCTGCAGGTTGTGGGCTTCGTCACGAGCTTCGTGGGTTGGATCGGGATCATCGTCACCACGTCCACCAATGACTGGGTGGTGACTTGCGGCTACACCATCCCGACGTGCCGCAAGCTGGACGAGCTGGGCTCCAAGGGGCTGTGGGCGGACTGCGTCATGGCCACGGGGCTGTACCACTGCAAGCCCCTGGTGGACATCCTCATCCTGCCGGGTAAGGACCCCCGCCTTGCGAGTGGCTGGCCCCAAACCCTCATCCCctgggctggcgggggcggggggggggcgctagACAAAACATTTTGAGGGCTTCAAGCCTATTCGGCCTATTTTGACACCTTGAGTCCCACCTTGCCGTAGTGTGGAATCAGGCAGCGGCGAACTTAACCTCTCAGCCTCAGCTCTCTTCTCTGGAATTGGGGAAGATAGGGGTGGCCACTGGCCGAGTCCCCCTGGGAAGTTAATGGCCTGAGACGGAGACACATAGTAGAAACTGAGCCCAGGTTCATTAGCGCCTCCTCGCCCGCCCCACGCTCCCACTGTCGACTGAGCAGCAGTGCTTCAGTTCCCGGCCAGACCTcctccccaggggccctgctttCCCGTTAGATTCTATCCGCAGAGGCGAgttggagacagagagagacgcAACCATTCCAGCGAGTTTCCCTGTCCTCCTGGACCGGCGACGCGCTCTGGCAAGTTAGGGGCCACTGGCTTCGCTTGGTCGGTTCCCGCAGGCCCCGGAGCCCGTCTCACCTCCCCCGCCCGTGCCCCCGCCGTGGGGGCGTCCGTctgccctgctcagcctcccgCCTGCGCACCGCTCCCGCGCGTTCGGGGCGCATAGGTAAGAGCCGGGGCGCATAGGTAAGAGCCGGGGCGCATAGGTAAGAGCCGGCGCCCCTGGAGAGCCACCGTGCTCCCTCCCGGCAAAGCCCGCCGCCCTGGGTCGCCCCCTCCCGGCCAGGGGTATCTCGGAACcgggagaggagggagtgacGCCGGCCTGGGGTCCCATCGCCACTTGCAGCCTGGTTGGCAAAGTCCGGACAACAGTTCCAATTCAGATTTAAACCCTGAGCCAGCTGGGTGATTGGCAAGGTCGCGGGCGCCCCTTCTGGGTTTTGCTCTGAATCTCTGTCCTGCCCGGCGGGCGTATGGGCCGTGGCCAATAGAACAGGATTGTCTTATGTCCCGCAGGCCTCGTGCTCATTCAAAGGCAAAAGGCACATCCCAATGTCCTTAGCAAGCGAAGTAACTCGGCCCACGGCCACCAGTGTGGGAGCcggcgcgtgtgtgtgtgtgtgtgtgtgtgtgtgtgtgtgtgtgtgtctcctctaGGATGAGCCTTTCTGATGAGCCTCTCTTAAGTGCCTCCTATATTAGTCCTTGTTGTCGGAATCAACtgccgctccccccgcccccccttcctcctTGCTGCTCTGGTTTTTGGTTCTTACCCCATCCGGGCAcattttgacttgatttttgctCATGTTCCTAAGTCCCTGTCTCCTACTGCATTTGGAATTCCTGAAGATATAAGCGACCTCCTACTTTCTTTGCATCCCCTCCTGGAACCAGCATTGCTCTGGCACGCAGCAGGTGTGCACAATGCACGCCAGCCCTCCATTCACTGTCCTTTTCTCCATTTTGGGCTTTTAGAATGACAGAGTTCCCGGGAACCCAGGTGGACCCAGCTCCACTTACTGCTGGTGTAGGTCGACCTTGGTCATATTCCGATCCTGTGCTGGACCCCGTGCTCACAGTCTGGGTGATTCGAACAAGGGACTAACCTCTGAGAATCCCAgttgtcttcttttaaaagttaaaatcaaACCAACCCCCTATCTTTCAGGGTTGCTttggagattaaatgagatgagaaATGTAAAAGTCTTTTGATAGAATAGATGCTCCATAAAAGGTAGCTATAGTTTTTTGTTAAAAGCTGGGCAAGATGTAGGAACCtttgaaacataaaattattcCCTGCGTCCTTTCCCTGAAGTTCAGCTTACTAACAGTCAGTGCCGAGCGgtttattttcaaagaacataGACCCTCTGACAGAGGGGAGTGCATTTTAGGGAGGGCTTcatccttcctgctttccctgtCCCTTGTACTTtgggtggggacagggacagagctCAGTCTCCATCTTTGATTTCCAGACATGGCCTTGACACCTAGCACGCGGACAGCCTGCGTCATGAATTTCAGAACCTCAGTTTCTAGTTGAATGTCTCCATCGTGTCAGCCCCGGCTCTCCTACAAgctgggcggggagaggggcatAGGGCTGCGGTCAGAGGTCCTGCCTCAAACTTCCTGTGGGTCCTCTCTGGGGATGTTCAAGACAATAGACATTTGGTTGATTGGTTACCTTTAATTCATAAGAAGCTGGGATGGACAATAGTCCGAAGCGTACCCTTGTGGAGTCTGAATTCTGGCAGGACATATCCTGCTGAGGGACAGTGTTGCAGTTGCGTCTTGGGGCACAGGGCAGGTGGCCAGATTTGGTCCGAGGGTCCGGGCAAGTGAGGCGGAAGTTGGGGCTCACTATTCGACTTTGTCGTTAACTCTGCCTCTCTGAGGCCATGCCACTAGCTCCAGTTTGCTTTGAGCCAAAAAGAGAGTAatgaatacctttttttttttttttaaggagggaGAGTGTCTTAATGAGAAACAATATATTTAAGTGTGTCAGCTTCTTCCAGTATCTTGTCAGACCTATTTTACATGAATATTGCACAGATTGTAATCTGTTTCTTAATAAAGTTGTTACCTGGCATTTTATATGACAGTATAAAGCCCTGGTAGTTTTGCTCCTCTCTTATTATTCAACTCAGGtattctttcatttataactGTATGTTTACATCATTTATTGTGGGCACTGTGTTAACTCCAGGTGTCTGCCCTCTAGGAATCCTTGGGTCTGGAGGGATGCCTTTAAAGCAATGATAATGGAGTAATAACACCAATTAATCATAGCTAACCTTGTTTAGCTCACTTagcatgtgctaggcactgttctaagcactgcaTGAATTAACTAACTTAATCTGAGTTGAATTCTTTTAGAGAAATGTAGGTACTATTACTATTTTCACTCTATAAATGAGGACACAGCAGTTCagtatcttgcccaaggtcatacaggtTGAGTGTATCAACAAGACACTGGAACCAATGGCCCATCCCTCACAGAAGGCTTTTTGGAAGATTTGAGTTTTATTCTGAGTCGTTCACAAGGTGATATAACCATTGGACTCTGGGCCCCTTCATCCTGGAAGCTTGGACAAGTGGCCTAAACCTGGGATCCCCATTCAGTCTCTCCAGCCCTCAACCTCCACCCCCCCTTTATTTTTGTCATCGAATCACTTTAAAAGTTGAACATGTGACGTGGTCATGGACAACATGGAACACCGTCTAAGTCCTGGAATGGGCAAGAGGGAGGAAGGCAAGTGGTACTGAATTCCCGAGAGGCAGGATTCAGGATCCAAGGGTTCCCTTGGTCTAACCCATCCTGTCTGCTCTCTTGCTTGTAGGTTACGTGCAGGCCTGCCGAGCCCTGATGATTGCAGCCTCAGTCCTGGGCCTGCCGGCCATTCTCCTGCTGCTGACAGTTCTCCCCTGCATCCGCATGGGCCACGAGCCTGGCGTGGCCAAGTACAGGCGGGCCCAGCTGGCTGGGGTTCTGCTCATTCTGCTGGGTAAGAGCTTTCCCTATGGCACCCAGCTCCGAGGAAACACGACGAATGTCAGATCTTCCTGCTGCTTCATCCAGTTGAGGTGCAGGAAGGAAAGCCAATGACTCCTCTGTGGAATAGAACCCCCTCAATGTGTATTTCTTTATGTTTCATGGGGATAAGTCCTATCTacggtgggggtgggaggggggagaggcagaggccaCTGAACATGAACGTAAGTTAACAAACAAAAGGCAAAAAAGGATTTTAAGGGTAGGAAATACCTAAGGAAAAGACCGGAGGACAGAAAAGAGTTACACAGTGGCTCTTCAGTCAGACATCACAAGGGAATTCCGTTTTGAAAATACCTGTGCCCAGGTCCCATGTCAGGTTCGTTGAGTCAGAATTTCTGGGTATAAAGCCAGACAAAGATATTTTATGAAATCCTAACTACCTGTAGGGTGACTCTTACTTATAGTTAAGATTAAGAACTTCAGTTAATGTACAAAGAAAGAATAGAGAAAGAGGAGGGTGATGGAAAAGTAAGAtgttgccctcgctggtttggctcagtgaatagagtgttgacctgtggactgaagggtcctgggttcgattccggtcaagggcacatgccca is drawn from Myotis daubentonii chromosome 3, mMyoDau2.1, whole genome shotgun sequence and contains these coding sequences:
- the CLDN11 gene encoding claudin-11 translates to MVATCLQVVGFVTSFVGWIGIIVTTSTNDWVVTCGYTIPTCRKLDELGSKGLWADCVMATGLYHCKPLVDILILPGYVQACRALMIAASVLGLPAILLLLTVLPCIRMGHEPGVAKYRRAQLAGVLLILLALCAIVATIWFPVCAHRETTIVSFGYSLYAGWIGAILCLVGGSVILCCSGDAQAFGENRFYYSSGSSSPTHAKSAHV